The Magnolia sinica isolate HGM2019 chromosome 10, MsV1, whole genome shotgun sequence genome includes a window with the following:
- the LOC131257589 gene encoding uncharacterized protein LOC131257589 has translation MHKELIPTYEVHETAKGIWEALTDAYAQKSDARVRAMELELQEYRMPVGCPIKDHIRKMEQMIGALRNVGCKLTENQKIIAMHRSLPESWAQIKRILNHTDSITTFRDFCGHLVREVEMNAIQPGSAKAFVAETHKRKANNKRSKARKKAKKNNQEQKTTTPAPNLKKGNGKKKQKKTNVICFVCGNSGHYARQCAHKKTAQQST, from the exons atgcacaaagaactcatacctacgtatgaagtgcatgaaaccgctaagggaatctgggaagcactgacagatgcctatgcgcagaagtcagatgcgagagttagggcaatggaattgGAATTACAGGAGTATAGGATGCCTGTCGGctgtcccatcaaagatcatattcgtaagatggagcaaatgataggtgcccttaggaatgttgggtgcaaattgactgaaaatcagaagattatagccatgcaccgttccttgcctgaatcttgggcccaaatcaaaagaattctgaaccatactgattctatcactacgttcagagacttttgtggccacttggtacgtgaggttgaaatgaatgcaattcagccaggttcggccaaggcctttgtagcagagacccataagcgaaaagctaacaataaacggtccaaagctcgcaagaaggcgaaaaagaataatcaagaacagaagaccacaacacctgctccaaatctcaagaaggggaatggaaagaagaagcagaaaaagacaaatgtaatctgctttgtctgtggaaattccggccattatgctcggcagtgtgcccacaaaaagacg gcgcaacaaagcacgtga